The genomic interval TAACAAAAAATGCAGTAAAGTACATGATTAACATTCCAATGGCGAATCCAGAAAGATTTAACCATGAGACAGATGGCTCCTTATGTGTTCGATGATCTTCAATAAGCATTTTTGTAATGACATAAATTACTTGTAAAATGGCCCCTGCTCCAATTCCTAAGAATAAAGCACCCCATATTGGCGAGAAAATGAAACCGCCAAACCAAGTACCAAGAATGGCAGGTGCACCAGCAATTGTTCCGAGAATTAAAAAGTCCTTTATACTTGGCTTGGTTTTTAAAAGGGGAGCAGCTATCCCAATCCCTTCTGTAATATTGTGCAGGGTAAAGCCAATGATTAAAAATGTTCCTAATGCAGCTTCACCGAGAGCAAAAGAAGATCCAATCGCCAATCCTTCTCCGAAATTATGAAGCCCAATTCCTGTAGCCATTAGAAGTGCTAATTTAAAAGCTGAAAAGCCTTTAGACTCCTGTCTTTTATGCTGATACTGATCAAATCCGATTAATAGTAAAAAGGTTAGAGCAGCTCCGATTATGACCACCATATTCCCTTGGAACACAGAAGGAGCTTCCATACCAATCTCAAATCCGTCAGCAAGCGTTCCAACAAACAGGAATAATAAGAGTCCGACAGTAAGTGCAAGGATAGCATTAATCCATTTTCGCCTAAAATGCTTCATAAATGGATACCACAATAATCCTAGAGTAATAGGGACAATTCCGACATAAAAACCGATAAAGCCATAGTTTAAAAAGTTGCTCCAGCTAGCTTCAGGAGTCAAAGTTGCCGCTACAATTTCCCCTTCTGTTACAATGCCATTTTCAGTGATAATTTTAATAGCATGAGGATCCCCCTCAACCCATGGATAGGGAATAGTTAGTTTCCCATCTTCAAACCGTTTAAGCGTAGAATCAGGTGAAACGCTGAAATTCCAAACAGAATCATTTACAATTACTTGTGAAATGGTAAGTGTTTCTGGACCGGTGTTACTTACTGAAAGTTCAAAACCTCCATTCGTTACTTTAATCCTTTCAATATTTAATACTTCAATAGGTGCAGCAGGATCTTTTTCTATTCCTGCTCCATTTATTAATACCCATGCTAATACCCCCACAAGTAAAACTAAAGGAACTAATCCTGAGATTATCCATTTTGTTTTCATTTTTACATCCCTCCTTTACTCTACTTCAAAAAATCCCATCCACCCCAATTCAGCAAATTCACTGACATGGGCATGAAACATATATTTTCCCTTATAAGGAAAACTCACTTCAATAATACCGCGTTCTCCTTGACACTGCATGATCGTATCAGTGAATTGAGAAGGGTTATCATTCCTTCCTGTCGGATAATACGTAAAATAGTTAGCGTGAAGATGGAAGGAATTAATTAAATCAAATTCTGTTAAGTTACTAAGATAAATACGAACTAATTGGTCTTTTTTTACTTTAATCGGATGATTCATGAATGCGAAGGCATACCCATTAACCGTATAAAAATCGTTTTCGCCATCTAAATCCAAGTCAAACCCATTCATCACCATATTTAACTCTAACGCCGGTTCCCTTGGTGTTTTTGGATCAATAATAAAGTTCCCATACAATCCCTTATGAATATGGCGAGCAAGTGGTAATACATGACAATGATAGATCTGCATTCCGTATGGCTTAGCTTCAAATTCATAAGTAAATGTTTGCCCTGGGGAAATCGGTGCAATTCCATCCATTTCTGGAGGGTGTATACCATGAAAGTGAATAGAGTGAGGGTGACTGCCTCCATTTGTGAAATGAAAACGTAGTAAGTCCCCTTCCGTACAACGAAAAGTAGGGCCTGGTATCGTCCCGTTGTAAGTCCACCCCGGAAATTTTATCCCATTTGCAATTTCAATTTCTTTATCTATAGCCACAATTTCATATTCACGAAGCGTTTTTCCATTTGATAATATACTTACTTTTCCGTAATCAAATGTGGTTAGTAACTGTTCAGCCATGTTATAACCTGAGTTTTTTGTAATATCTCCCACCATTTGACTATGATTCATATTACTGTGTTTTTGGCTATGCGATTGTGCTTTAACCAAAGAGGTCGAAGTCGCTAAATTATTTAAAAAATAACTCCCCGCTATACCTAAAGCACCAGCAGATCCCAACTTTAAAACGTCACGTCTAGAAATTTTACTTTGGTCAGTCATGTTTAATCACCCCTAAAAAGTTTCCTTTATGCAAAAATATGATATTTGACTAAAGTTTATGTATTAGGACAAACTTTTTCAATATTTATTTTTCTTTTTCTTAATTTTTTGTATTTTCCTTGAGATTACAAAGTGTAAAATAATACTGGAATTAATTCTAAAGGAACGCTGTAAGACGCTTATTTAAATATCAAAAAGCTCTAAGGAAATGATCCTAAGAGCTTTTTTTCTACACGCATCTATAGTCATCAAGTTGATTTAACATACCTTACAGATTATCTGTTACATTTACGAATTTTTATTGTTATCTTTTTAAATTAAGACTCTGTATTGTATAATATTGTTGATTTTTAGTTCATTTATGTGAAAGCGTGGTCACACACACCTTTCAGCTCTACTTAAAGGTTGCTCTGGCTCCATAAAAAGCTTGAAGCTAGAGAGAAAATAAGGCAAAAATCGTATTATCAACAATATTGTTTAACAAAGTTCTATATTAAAAATAGTAGCACAAACTATTAACTTGGTTTGGGCTACTATTTTTTTACGATATATAATAGAATCATTGTCCTCATATTTCAATTAGTATAACATCTACATAATATCTAATCTCTGGCAACTAAATGATTAAAATCTCCTTCTTGTAAATATCTAGGTAATATTGGATGGTCTAACTCTAACAACAGTTCTCCAATCAAAACCTGGCCGCCTTTCGATTGATTATATATCTGTTAAATAATAAACTTCTCAATATTGAATGTTTGGTGATTCTGTTTACAGAACTAGTGACATAACAAACAATTGGTTCTTTTAATTGATGACCAACCTGATAATATAGAGAATGTGCAAAGCAAATTACTTTACAAATTCCATTCATCACAACTCACTCAGCTTCTAAACTTTCTTTTATTTACTTTTTGGCTCCTAAACTCGGAGCTTGTTTGGAAAGTCCTTTTGCTGTTTTTATATGGAATGTGGTAATATGCCCTATTTTCCTATCAATTCCTATAAAAATTCAGTTAGTTTAATGATTCATTTATTTACTTTTGATTCAATTTTTTGAGTTTACTAAAAGCTTTTTTTATAATCAATACGTAATTAACTTTCACATGTGTAGACAGTTAAGAACAAGCCTATACTGTGACACAGTCTGCCGAACAGCAGAAAAATCCTCCTACTCTATTCTTTCTTTTCAATATTGAAGTAAATCTAACTTAATTAAAAGTGACCAGCAGTTCTTTTAGTGATCTAAAACCAATTAGTTTTCTCCATTGTAGGTCAGATGTAGCTAATTGAAGATGCTCCATTTGTTGCAGGAGTGTTTGAATAGCTATTTGTGCTTCAAGACGTGCTAATGATGATCCTAAACAAAAGTGAATTCCATATCCAAATGCAAGATGAGGATTCAAGTTTCTAGTGATATCGAGCACATTGGGTTCAACGAATTTTTTCGGATCACGATTCGCTGCTCCTAACATTATGTATACTTGCTCGCCTTTTTTAATGGTGACTCCATTCATTTCAATATCTTCTAATGCAATACGAGCGGTCATCTGTGTTGGGCTTTCATAGCGTAAAAATTCCTCAACTGCTGTTTTAATCAGTAATGGATTTTCCTTTAACATCCTTAATTGCTCTGGGTGATTCAATAAGGTTAGAATCGAATTGCTAATGAGGTTTACTGTTGTCTCATGTCCAGCAATAACAAGTAAAATACATGTTGCGAGTAATTCTTCATCTGTTAACCTGTCACCATGTTGTTCCTCCCTTATTAACATGCTAATAAGATCATCTTGAGGGGCTTGCTTCCGTTTTTTGATTAGCTTTTTAAAATAAACGATTAACAGCATCGTTGTATCGTTTCCATTTACTAATGTCGCTTTTGTCCGAGTAAAATCAATTGTTTCGATTAAGCTAACAGCCCATTCCCTGAATTGATTGCGCTCTTCTGATGGTACCCCTAATATTTTAGCTATAATGAGACTAGCTAAAGGAAATGCAAAATCTGTAACAACATCCATTTGCCTCTTATTTTGCACCTTATTCAGTAAGTCATTAACTGTTTCTTCTATATAAGGACGATAATCTTCCACAACACTTGGACTAAATACTTTACTAACCAACATGCGTAAACGTTTATGATCATGTTGATTCTTAAAAAGCATCATATCGTTCTGCATATTTTTAAGATGTTCATATTTTTTCGATGTCTGAGGCAGCGGGGTGCGACTTTTAAAATTTATATGGTCTTTAAGAATCGTTACAGCCTCTTCATAGCCAGTTATATACCAACCCGGATATTTAAATGAATTCCCCCTATAAATAGGGTTATTAGAACGTAAATTATCATAAATGGGGTAAGGATTTCTTAGAAACTCAGGAGAAGAAAGTGAAAATGGTGTTATGTTCGGAACTTCTAGCTTTTGTTTTATATCGTTTGTCATATTATGTTATGCCTCCAATATAATCACCTTATTTTTAGCGACGCATCTATATTTGAGTAAAGATGTCTCTTTTAAAAAGGTTATTTCTGTAAGATTTTATCATTTTAGGCGAGAAGACTCCTACTTCAAGGAATGTGAAGGGCGATAGCCCAATAAGTAGGTGGGAGATGAATCGCCTTTCCGCAGAAGGGAGCACTCGTTCCCATAGTATGATATTCCTGTACGGATTGTTCTTTGAAAACTGAAGATAGGAAGTTGGGACAGGAAAAGCGTCTGTCATGTAAAATCTTCAACGTTCTTTCACCCCTCACTCACCGAAGTAGCGAAAACCAAGCAGAGTAGGGAGTGTAGTGAGTCCAACGTACAAGATATTAAGCTATAACCGTAAGATTACAGGGGTAGCCTACTCAATAACTAGTGGATACACTGGTATTCGTAGGAATCCTCCACTTCAAGCGTTAGCTAAGTTGGGGGAGTTCAAATGACTATACAAGCCAACTCCACCATTTTGAGAAAATGGTTCCTATGAGGATTAGATTACCGATTGCTATTACTCTTCCTCCTCTAAGCTAGCTTTCATTCTAATACTATAATACTTTTCCTGTTGCATACTTATGATCATGTAACCATATGCTACCTAAATGTAAACTAATTAAAATAAAATGTTTACAATAAAAATAATAGAATTATTAATTAATTCTGTCAACACATTTTAAATGTTTCTTATTTTTATAAGGAAAAAGAGCCAAATCCATCTAGTGAATTTGACTCCTCATAATTATTTTGTATAGTCTTTTAGCACTTCTTATCAAACTCTTATTCAAGCGTTCACTGTGATAATAGAGTTTTTATATTATATTTTTCACAAATTTGAAAACATTTATAATGATAGGATTATTTTATCAATTCACAAACCTCATGTAATGCATTTCTTACTGTTCCATATTCACTTGCATGCGGACGATCTCCGTCATCTGCGTATCCATAATCAAACATACGATTTCGGTTTAATGTTAATTTTGTTACTCTAGGACGCAATAAATCAAATAGTTTAAATCGGTCGTGCAGCTGTGGATGTTGTAATTGATAATGCAAAATTTCATTACGGACCATACTCCAAAACTCTTGTTCCGTAACCTGTTCATGTTCTTCTAAAATCGGTGCCAAATAACGGAAATGACAAATAAATAAACCGGTTAAAATAAACTGCGTTAACCCTTCTGGTTCCTCGCTCCTTAATACATTTTTTAGCTCTTGAGATAATGATCGTAACTCATCAAACGGTTGATTGCTAATATTCACATCATCTACAAAGTCTTTCATAATAATTCGAACAGGTTTAAAATTGTTTAATACAAGCACAGTATTTTGACCATGCGGTGAGAATACTGTTCCATATTGATATAAATAATGCAATAGCGGAGGCAATATAGCATTCATTAATGCAGAAATCCACTCTCTGGGTGTCAAGCCGGATTTTTGGATATATGTTGATACAAGCGCCTTCCCGGAATAATCGAGATGCAACAAAGCAGCTAATGTAAGGGCTTGTTCTCCTTCTTCTAACTCTTCGTAGACACTTTCTCTCCATACCACGCCAAGCATTTCTAAATATTGATAAGGGGCATTTTGAATATTGGTAAACGTAGGGTGATTTACGTTTAACGTTGCCACTTCACCGAGTAGTCCTATCTTACACGTATCTCTTAAAAAGGTATCTTGATCTCGAATGCCTTTAATGTATTCCGTTACCTGAGGGGCTATAACACATCGTTCACTAGGCAACCCTCGATAAACAAGTGTATTTAATATACTCATCGGAAGCTTTACATGAAATTTTTCTCGATGAGTCGTATTTACAAATGTTCGAATAGACTGCTGTGGTAAATAGCTATCTTCACCTTCTCCAAGCGGAACGATAAAGTCATTCGCAATATACTCCGCAAAGAGAGGAACGATGACATTTAACCATTGCCATTCATGAACAGGTAAATAATAATAATCACTACATGTTAGTTGGCGTTCTTTCAATTTATCAGCGAATGATTTCAGTGCGGCTTCGCTCAGTTCTTGATTTATCATTTTTTCAAATGACAACGCGGCTACTGAATGAAATGAACACACTTGTTTAGCAACAGCAATCCATGAGAGCTGAATAGGATTTTTTTGTTCTGGAGCAAATCTCACATAATCATCAAATCCAAAACCAATTCTTCCTTTATTATATGTAATCCACGGATGCCCCGTCATTTCCCCTTCCAATTCAGCGTAATCCATTGTAGAAAGCTCATCTGCCGATTTTTGATTTTGCAAATATAAATCAGCAACTAACGTATGAAAATATTCTTTCGCTAAATGTCCTGCTGTAGAGCTTGTCATTCCTTCTTCTTCGGACAATCCGATTAGTAACTGCAGCGCTTTAGAGACTGTGATTTCTTGGTTTTCAAACGTTACTTTTATCGTATTCGCTATAACATGATAACTATCAAATAGCCTTTCTTTTGCTTCATACGTATAAGTTACTCCTTTCTTATCTTTCCATTGATACAAGGTAGCCTGTGATAATTTTTGTATTTCCGTTGGTTCAATAATATGTTCATACATAAACTCTTGCAGCATTTTTGCAAGCAGTTGTTGATTCACTTTTTCCCACGATTGTTTCGTAAACTTGGATATATCCGTTTCTACAATTTTCATCCTTCATTCTCCTTTACCTTTTTATAAAGCACTACTGGTTTGTTATGAATTGTTATGGCAATGATTGCTGCTACTAATAAAACGGCACCGCATAGCAAAGGGACGTACAAACTTACCTTACTCACCGTTAACGCCAACAAAGGAGCAAAGAGCAGTGCCACATTTTGTACAGCGATTAACCAGCTATAATAATAAGTAGCCGCTTCATGGAATTGTCGAAATAAATAAATATCTAATACAACCATACTGAGGTAAAAACAGCCCCCGTATATAATTCGACTTATAATAAATATCCCTAGACTATCAATAGATGCTTGTATAGTTAACGAAAACACACTAAGAATCGTTACTATATACAATAGCATTGTGTCTTGACCTCTAAAGACACGGATTGGTACACAAAACTTCAATATAATAGCCATCATACTTGGCATAACATAGAGTAAAGCATTCATTTGATTACCTACTTCGTATCTATCCTCCACAAACAAGGTGAAGTAAGGGCGAATCACATTATGGCCAAGATGAAAGAAAAAGATAGCTATCATATAAAAGTAAATGGGCTGCTTTTTAACTTTCATATGTATTGGTTGATCTTTCTTTACCGCATCGGGTGACAACAGTTTTGTCGCTAGTAAAATGACCATCAGACCAAGATCCATACAAGCGAATATCAGATATACTTTAAGGGGCATTTCCCATGTAATGATGAAGCTTCCTAATAAACTCGAAACAATGATAGCTGTGTGCATGACGAGCATATAAATCGTTGTTTTTTTCGCTTTCTCCTCTTGTTGTTCCATACTTTCAACTAAATAGGGATACAATAGATATAAACTGCTTTGAAATACAAGCAATAAAAGCGATGTTATTAAAAAGCTTAAAAATGTTGTACTTTCACTCAGAATGACTTTAAAAACAGCTGTCATAAAAAGAGAGCATATTACAACTTGTCGCATGGACCACTTCTTTAATATAGCTCCCCAGAAAGGTGTCATAATGATGACAACAAGTCGACAGCAAATGATAAAAATAGAAGTCATTTCTACTCCTTGTACGCCAAATGCCTCTGAAAAATACTGCGGATAAAATGGAGATAATAACACCTCAGACAGCATCGTTAGAAACAAGCATACAAAGACAAATTGATTGCGAGTCATCACTTATTAAAATCCGAACTGCTGAAAGATATTTCTTCTATACAGTTTATACACTTCTTTTCCAGCAATTTGATTAATAATCGCTGCATTTCGATAAGCACCAAGCCCTAAGTCAGGTGCTCCTACTCCATGTGTATGAAGTTCACCATTTTGAATAAATAATGAAGCTCCATCAACTGTTGTTTTAACTTTATATTGTTCATCTATTTCTAGCTGTCCTTGGTCATCAAACTTTACATACTGTTTC from Peribacillus asahii carries:
- a CDS encoding MFS transporter, which produces MTRNQFVFVCLFLTMLSEVLLSPFYPQYFSEAFGVQGVEMTSIFIICCRLVVIIMTPFWGAILKKWSMRQVVICSLFMTAVFKVILSESTTFLSFLITSLLLLVFQSSLYLLYPYLVESMEQQEEKAKKTTIYMLVMHTAIIVSSLLGSFIITWEMPLKVYLIFACMDLGLMVILLATKLLSPDAVKKDQPIHMKVKKQPIYFYMIAIFFFHLGHNVIRPYFTLFVEDRYEVGNQMNALLYVMPSMMAIILKFCVPIRVFRGQDTMLLYIVTILSVFSLTIQASIDSLGIFIISRIIYGGCFYLSMVVLDIYLFRQFHEAATYYYSWLIAVQNVALLFAPLLALTVSKVSLYVPLLCGAVLLVAAIIAITIHNKPVVLYKKVKENEG
- a CDS encoding ZIP family metal transporter, translated to MKTKWIISGLVPLVLLVGVLAWVLINGAGIEKDPAAPIEVLNIERIKVTNGGFELSVSNTGPETLTISQVIVNDSVWNFSVSPDSTLKRFEDGKLTIPYPWVEGDPHAIKIITENGIVTEGEIVAATLTPEASWSNFLNYGFIGFYVGIVPITLGLLWYPFMKHFRRKWINAILALTVGLLLFLFVGTLADGFEIGMEAPSVFQGNMVVIIGAALTFLLLIGFDQYQHKRQESKGFSAFKLALLMATGIGLHNFGEGLAIGSSFALGEAALGTFLIIGFTLHNITEGIGIAAPLLKTKPSIKDFLILGTIAGAPAILGTWFGGFIFSPIWGALFLGIGAGAILQVIYVITKMLIEDHRTHKEPSVSWLNLSGFAIGMLIMYFTAFFVKF
- a CDS encoding cytochrome P450, encoding MTNDIKQKLEVPNITPFSLSSPEFLRNPYPIYDNLRSNNPIYRGNSFKYPGWYITGYEEAVTILKDHINFKSRTPLPQTSKKYEHLKNMQNDMMLFKNQHDHKRLRMLVSKVFSPSVVEDYRPYIEETVNDLLNKVQNKRQMDVVTDFAFPLASLIIAKILGVPSEERNQFREWAVSLIETIDFTRTKATLVNGNDTTMLLIVYFKKLIKKRKQAPQDDLISMLIREEQHGDRLTDEELLATCILLVIAGHETTVNLISNSILTLLNHPEQLRMLKENPLLIKTAVEEFLRYESPTQMTARIALEDIEMNGVTIKKGEQVYIMLGAANRDPKKFVEPNVLDITRNLNPHLAFGYGIHFCLGSSLARLEAQIAIQTLLQQMEHLQLATSDLQWRKLIGFRSLKELLVTFN
- a CDS encoding IucA/IucC family protein yields the protein MKIVETDISKFTKQSWEKVNQQLLAKMLQEFMYEHIIEPTEIQKLSQATLYQWKDKKGVTYTYEAKERLFDSYHVIANTIKVTFENQEITVSKALQLLIGLSEEEGMTSSTAGHLAKEYFHTLVADLYLQNQKSADELSTMDYAELEGEMTGHPWITYNKGRIGFGFDDYVRFAPEQKNPIQLSWIAVAKQVCSFHSVAALSFEKMINQELSEAALKSFADKLKERQLTCSDYYYLPVHEWQWLNVIVPLFAEYIANDFIVPLGEGEDSYLPQQSIRTFVNTTHREKFHVKLPMSILNTLVYRGLPSERCVIAPQVTEYIKGIRDQDTFLRDTCKIGLLGEVATLNVNHPTFTNIQNAPYQYLEMLGVVWRESVYEELEEGEQALTLAALLHLDYSGKALVSTYIQKSGLTPREWISALMNAILPPLLHYLYQYGTVFSPHGQNTVLVLNNFKPVRIIMKDFVDDVNISNQPFDELRSLSQELKNVLRSEEPEGLTQFILTGLFICHFRYLAPILEEHEQVTEQEFWSMVRNEILHYQLQHPQLHDRFKLFDLLRPRVTKLTLNRNRMFDYGYADDGDRPHASEYGTVRNALHEVCELIK
- a CDS encoding multicopper oxidase domain-containing protein, with the translated sequence MTDQSKISRRDVLKLGSAGALGIAGSYFLNNLATSTSLVKAQSHSQKHSNMNHSQMVGDITKNSGYNMAEQLLTTFDYGKVSILSNGKTLREYEIVAIDKEIEIANGIKFPGWTYNGTIPGPTFRCTEGDLLRFHFTNGGSHPHSIHFHGIHPPEMDGIAPISPGQTFTYEFEAKPYGMQIYHCHVLPLARHIHKGLYGNFIIDPKTPREPALELNMVMNGFDLDLDGENDFYTVNGYAFAFMNHPIKVKKDQLVRIYLSNLTEFDLINSFHLHANYFTYYPTGRNDNPSQFTDTIMQCQGERGIIEVSFPYKGKYMFHAHVSEFAELGWMGFFEVE